From Synergistaceae bacterium, one genomic window encodes:
- a CDS encoding ATP-binding cassette domain-containing protein, with protein sequence MTELVKVENLVKYFPVAAGNVHAVDNVSFSIKEGETLGLVGESGCGKSTTGRLLIRLIEATSGRILYKGRDVSTIKKRELRQIRKEAQIIFQDPFSSLDPRKSIGETIGKPLEIFGMGTKREREEMVDSLMEKVGLSPRLYYKYPHELDGGRRQRVGIARALSLSPEFIVCDEPVSSLDVSIQAQILNLLQELQDKENLTYLFVSHDLSVVKHISDRIAVMYLGKIVEFTASRKLFDNTLHPYSQALLAAIPIPKLDRKRERIILTGGVPSPLNPPPGCRFHTRCSRAIDICRVEEPPLIDVGDDHMVACHRVDSA encoded by the coding sequence ATGACCGAGCTGGTTAAAGTTGAAAACCTGGTGAAGTACTTCCCCGTGGCTGCGGGCAACGTTCACGCGGTCGACAACGTCTCCTTCTCGATCAAAGAGGGGGAGACCCTGGGGCTGGTCGGCGAGTCCGGCTGTGGAAAGTCCACCACCGGACGCCTGCTGATACGCCTTATAGAGGCGACGTCCGGTCGCATCCTGTACAAGGGACGAGATGTCTCCACGATAAAGAAGAGGGAGCTGCGCCAGATAAGAAAAGAGGCCCAGATAATATTCCAGGACCCATTCTCGTCGCTGGACCCGCGCAAGAGCATCGGGGAGACGATTGGCAAACCCCTGGAGATATTTGGCATGGGAACGAAGCGCGAGCGGGAGGAGATGGTGGACTCTCTGATGGAGAAGGTCGGCCTCAGCCCGCGACTCTACTACAAGTACCCTCACGAGCTGGACGGGGGAAGACGGCAAAGGGTCGGCATAGCACGAGCCTTGTCTCTGTCTCCCGAGTTCATAGTCTGCGACGAGCCCGTCTCCTCGCTCGACGTATCGATACAGGCGCAGATACTGAACCTTCTGCAGGAGCTGCAGGATAAGGAGAACCTGACGTACCTCTTCGTATCCCACGACCTCTCGGTGGTGAAGCACATAAGCGACAGGATCGCGGTGATGTACCTTGGGAAGATAGTCGAGTTCACGGCATCGCGCAAACTCTTCGACAATACGCTGCACCCCTACTCCCAGGCCCTGCTCGCGGCCATCCCGATACCGAAGCTGGACCGCAAGAGGGAGAGGATAATCCTGACGGGCGGGGTGCCGAGCCCGTTGAACCCTCCGCCCGGATGCCGCTTTCACACTCGCTGCTCCCGTGCGATAGACATCTGCCGCGTCGAGGAGCCGCCGCTTATCGATGTCGGAGACGACCACATGGTAGCGTGCCACAGGGTTGATAGTGCCTGA
- a CDS encoding ABC transporter ATP-binding protein encodes MKSLRDEYGTAMIMITHDLGVVGEICDDVAVMYAGRIVETGGLRQIFSEPKHPYTNGLFKCIPDIEEDSSVIRPIEGLMPEPLDLPGGCPFHPRCPHCMDICRTVIPSICEIDGHSVMCHLYAGGRTDDRAG; translated from the coding sequence CATGAAGAGCCTCAGGGACGAGTACGGAACCGCGATGATCATGATTACCCACGACCTTGGGGTCGTCGGCGAGATATGCGACGACGTCGCTGTTATGTACGCAGGCAGGATAGTCGAGACGGGCGGCCTGCGGCAGATATTCAGCGAGCCCAAGCATCCTTACACGAACGGCCTCTTCAAGTGCATCCCCGACATAGAGGAAGACTCATCAGTCATAAGGCCGATCGAGGGGCTTATGCCGGAGCCGCTGGACCTTCCGGGCGGATGCCCGTTTCACCCGCGCTGCCCTCACTGCATGGACATATGCCGGACAGTCATTCCGTCGATATGCGAAATAGACGGGCACAGCGTCATGTGCCACCTGTACGCCGGAGGTAGAACCGATGACCGAGCTGGTTAA